CAGTATGGGAATAGCGCTTGACCATTCTTCTACTTGCATTTTCTTTTCAGCTTGCTCAATCAGGTCTTTAATTTGGTCGCCGTATTTCTGCATAGCGTCATAATTTTCTCGCGCTTTTAAGTCAGAAAGCGTGTTATAAGCTACCCGAATTTGCTGAAATCGTTCTGGATCTTTTTCCGGAGAAAATTTGCGAACTAACCGAAAGTAAGCTTGTTTAATTTCATCAGTAGATGCCTGGAATGGGACTTCCAGTACCTGATACAGTTCATATGCCATTTGTTAGTCTTCCATGTTGTTTTCTAAGTCAAACAAGAAGTCCACAAGGTGATCGCCTGCTTTTTGAATTTCTTCAATGCTGTCATTCATCAAACCTTTTTTAAGTTCCATAACAATATCAGACAGTGGCGACCTTTCTTGAGGTGGGATTCCAGCCATATAACGTTCTGCCTTATTAATTAGCCCTTCGTATTGCTTTGCCTTGGCATTTTGCTTCCATAATTCTTTGAGGCGAGAAGCAGCATCAGCTATGTCTTTACTACCCATGCGCTTGACTGAATAACCATAGGATAGTTCTACACTTTTGTTAATTTTAGGAATGGTTGCTTTGAGTTTAGCTATGCCATTGATATCATAAGAAAATTCCACTTCCACAGGATAAGGATTGCCATTAGAAGCCGGAGGAATATCTGTAATGTCTGCGGCTATTCCTGTGTCAAGCGCTTGATGAGGTAGCTTTGCCCTTCCTGTATTGTCTTGATATAAACGAATTTCAAGTCGCTTTTGATCTGGTCTTAAAAGGGTGTAAGTTTTCTGAGTAGAATAAGGAATTGTTGTATTAGGCTGGATCAAAGCTTCATAGGTCAGCATATACTGTCCGCCAACGTAACTAACTACTTCAATACCCAATCCAAATGGAGCAACATCGGTGAGAATCAGACCTGAAGCCTCAGGAATGAAACCTTGAGCAAGAGCAGCATGAATAGATGCGCCTACCCCCACAGCCAAGTCAGCACCAACATCGGGTGCTTTCCCTTCTTTGCCAAACATCTCTACCACTAATTGGCGAACAGCAGGAATGTAAGTCGTACCGCCTACTAGTAACACACGGTTGATAGCACTGGGGCGCAGCTTTTTAGCATTTAGTGCTTGACGGATGCAGTCCCGCGCCTTTTCCAATAGATGTGCGATCGCCTGCTCAAATTCTTGCTGCGTCACTTCCAATTCTAAGTCAAGAAATTCACCATTTCTCGCTGCAAAATACGGAATTCGTACATCATGCGATCGCTGTGTAGAAAGCACTTTTTTAGCTTTTTCTGCTGCTTCTTTGAGTGCACCATGAGCCTTTTGAGAAATTTCTGCCCCAGGATTTTCTGCCTGAAATTTCCTTTTCAGCAATGCCATCATTGCCTCATCGAAATCTTTACCTCCCAATTTAGGATTACCAAAACTACACTTGACATCAAGAACACCTGCAACCATCTCTAGCACGGTAATATCTAATGTGCCACCGCCAAAATCAAAGACAACAAGCTGTTCTTCAAGATCAATATTTTTAATGCCAAATGCTAAAGCTGCTGCTGTTGGTTCATTAATCAGGCGAACAATTTTTAATCCTGCCAATTCACCTGCATTAAGTGTTGCTTGTCGAGCAGCATCTGGAAAGTTTGCCGGCACAGAAAGGACAACTTCTCGAATCGTGATTCCTAGTGCTTCTTCAGCATTTTCCTTAAGTTTATGAAGAATTAAAGCGGAAATTTCTTCAGGTCGATACTCTTTATCTTGCAACCTTACAGTTTCTCCTGTTCCCATTTTCCGCTTGACTTCGCGAACTCCGCGCTCTGACACATCAACCCAACTCCGGGCATTTTCTCCTACTAAAAGCTCACCCTTTTTATTAATAGCAACAATTGATGGAATAATAGCTAGTTTTGTAGCTGGGTCAGGAATTGGAAATGATTCATTATTTCGGTATACACAAATTTCCGATGTGGATGTACCTAAATCAATTCCGATAGCATAGTTTTTAAGCATTCCCTTACTTAACTCCCTTACTATTTTTTTCGTTATTAGTGTGACTCCTTCCCCAGTGTAAGATGATTAATAAACATCACTATGGTGGGCAATGCCCATTATGATATCAATTCTGAGCACGGTTATACTCCTTATGAGTATCAGTTTTTACTCGTTTGCT
The sequence above is a segment of the Mastigocladopsis repens PCC 10914 genome. Coding sequences within it:
- a CDS encoding Hsp70 family protein is translated as MLKNYAIGIDLGTSTSEICVYRNNESFPIPDPATKLAIIPSIVAINKKGELLVGENARSWVDVSERGVREVKRKMGTGETVRLQDKEYRPEEISALILHKLKENAEEALGITIREVVLSVPANFPDAARQATLNAGELAGLKIVRLINEPTAAALAFGIKNIDLEEQLVVFDFGGGTLDITVLEMVAGVLDVKCSFGNPKLGGKDFDEAMMALLKRKFQAENPGAEISQKAHGALKEAAEKAKKVLSTQRSHDVRIPYFAARNGEFLDLELEVTQQEFEQAIAHLLEKARDCIRQALNAKKLRPSAINRVLLVGGTTYIPAVRQLVVEMFGKEGKAPDVGADLAVGVGASIHAALAQGFIPEASGLILTDVAPFGLGIEVVSYVGGQYMLTYEALIQPNTTIPYSTQKTYTLLRPDQKRLEIRLYQDNTGRAKLPHQALDTGIAADITDIPPASNGNPYPVEVEFSYDINGIAKLKATIPKINKSVELSYGYSVKRMGSKDIADAASRLKELWKQNAKAKQYEGLINKAERYMAGIPPQERSPLSDIVMELKKGLMNDSIEEIQKAGDHLVDFLFDLENNMED